The Musa acuminata AAA Group cultivar baxijiao unplaced genomic scaffold, Cavendish_Baxijiao_AAA HiC_scaffold_500, whole genome shotgun sequence genome contains the following window.
taaagttccatataaaaaatatattctttaacacTGAACAAAACAAATAATGGAGAAATATGCTTATGACAAGCTTCAGGATTAAGGAAACATCAACTTCCATTGTCATCCTGTTTTGTCATTGGCGTGAATAGTTAAACTCCCGATCGTCGAAGTCTACGATTAGATGGTTTTGACAAGGGTCAATTCCAGAATGCAAGAAATATAACCAACAAAATGTGGACTGGAGGATAAAAGACCGTAGAATAATAAATCACACCAATAAAAATCCCATTTGTAGATTCCAAGACATGTCATACATCTAAAGTGGTACCAAAACCTACTATGTACAGCGCTAAATGGAAAGTTTCATCAAGGAACAACACTCAAGCGATGAACAAAAAATAGTTCTTAGATCATACATTAAAGACAAGATAACATGACTAAACTATTAGTATACAATTTCACCAAAAGTATGTAGCTATGAAACCACTGTAGCATCGATAAGTCATAAAGACATTAAGTGCAATGGCTTATAGAAGTAGCATAAAAAAGTGATTATTATTCTTTAAATAATGCTGTGTAAAAATTGGataacttaatattaagtttccaatcctgtttaacttgctAGTAAACTATTAATCTTCAAATCTCATTTCAAAAAGAGTACATGCAATACGAGAGCGTAATGAACTTTAGCACCTCATCCATCATCAACAATTTAAATCCTCATTTATCACCATAAGTGTGCAGTTTCAGCCATTTCTGAAGATTTTTTCGCAGGTTCAATTCTCCAATTTCAGGCTTAAATTCTGTGAATCCAAACAGGAAtatgttctctttctccttcctgtCTATACTTTTTTATATTACTATATTTTTGAAGAATCTGAAACTATATGATTATTTGTTTCAATGTGTTCAGTACACCAGAGACACACAGAGCTACTATAGCATTTGGCAGGATCAAGAGAAGGCCAAAAAACTTTGTTGGTCTAGAACCTACATATATCCTAAGAACCTAGATGTCACTGGTGTCACATTCTAAATATTGCTCTTAAATAGGTTGGGTTGTCAGAATacagttagtaaaaaaaaatgcaGTAAACTCCATCTAAATTGAGCCGGTTTAGTTCTAGATTAAGTACAGAAATCCGTTACACATAATTGATGATAAGAGAACTGATTTAAGGATGAGGGGCCTACCATCTCCTCCTCTACATATGACAGCTCTAGAGTCCCCAACATTTGCAACGAGCAAACGATCACCAACAAGGACAGCTGTTGATGCAGTTGAACCCGCCTCTCGGTTCTGGCTGTTCTCAGATTTCAAAAATTCTGCGTCCGTGTGGTTGTATGCATCAGCTGAAGGTAACAGCACAGATGAATTTCATAAGCCAAATATTATTGTTCTCTAAAAGCTCTTTCATAGTACAAAATGCAAATCAGCACCACCTATAGCTGATTTTGTATCGGTAATGAACTTTGGATGCCTGAGTAAGTTGCTGAAGAGGTTTTGTTTAACATACTCTGCTACTTGGGCACCGCCATGACCTACATAACCACTCATCAAAGCATCAAAGTCTAACGTTAGGATATTGAATGTATAAGCAACTCTCCACGAGAGAAATTTACCCTAGAAAAGGATTGAAAGAAGCAAGTTAATGAATGGGTTTTCTATGTCAGTTTTACCAAAAATttgcaaatacaaaaaaaaaaaaagataagacattCTAAACATAACAAAGACAACAAAATACTGCAGAAATTTTACCATCAAAGACCCCAAACAAGCCAACAATTTCTCCATCAACGCTGTCAATTCGCGTCTCATAGAAGTCTTCCATCGAAGATCTTTTCCCCGGACAGCTTGCATACCCATAACCAAACTTCCCATCTTGACTGTCTTGAAAGAAATAAGCATGAGTTTTAATGTTAGATTGACACGCAAGAGTAGGATGTTTCTTTACAGCCTACTTTAGGCAACATATTCAACTGCAGATTCAAGAACCACAATTAACAGATAGGAAGCAGTTCTATGAGTTTATTCAGCGTAAAAGAACCATGTTTCCCATGTAAGTTCACACATCCATATCTGACGAACCATCTCATAACTTGTTTGTCAATTATTAAGGATCTAACTTATATTGAATTATTAAGGAATAAACGACTgtttatacataaaaaataaataaataaataaatctcttccAATAACTAGCTAGTTTGTCTTCGAATTAGAACTCAAAATATATGAAGCGAATGCTAGCATAAGATCAGCTCGAAAATCgcacgagatacgaaacataaACAAATCTAGAAAAGAATATCGTAAGCCTTAATACGACTTCACAAGGAATAAACGAACGAGACCTGAGTCCTCCCCCGCTGACCGGAGCACCGTCTGCTTGAAGCCCACTGATGGAGTTCAAATACCCCATCTTCCCTCCGAAATATTCGCCCCCCAAACAAAGATCAAAGTGAGGGAAGATCCCACCGAAACCACCGAAACAAGAAGGCCGATCCAATCAGCCTGGAAAGAAACCCATGCCCGATTTCCTCACACTCGAATCAGCCGTCGATCCCCACCGCGACCAAATTCACCCCCTGCAATCGACATCCGATACCCCCTCCCCCCCACAAACGTTTACCACGTCGATCAACGGAAGCAATCTCGAACTCCAAAAAGAAAAGAGGGCAGATGAAGAGATCCTTcaccgagagacagagagagagagagagaggagacgccGAGCACTGGTTTCGATCGCTGGCAACGGGGAAGAAACGTCGAGGGAGGAAACAACGGATTAATGGTGGGGGGTAGGCGGTGGGTTTTGAGTAGAAGTTAAAATGTATGAATGGATATGCTTAGGTCTCCATTTGGTaccgaaaataaatagataaataaatacacatgtctcaagaaaaataactttaattgaGCGTTAAAGTATAATTAATTAAGTTTAATTGACTAAATCGAAGATCTAATTAGCAATATATGAGCATACATAACAATGCTATAATAACAATCAAAACTTAAAAGGACAAAAAATGGTTGTAATAAATCATACATTTGTGTGTGAGAGGTCACTTCTATCTTTCCTTTGCGTGCTTGCATTGCTTAAGTGGTTGCCATCACGTAACCGCATGCCATCGTTATACTTGTCGCTTGTTTGGGTGTTCTTTTCGATGCATGATTATTCCATTtcttatgagatatatatatatatatcgggagGAAGCATAATATAATGCAGCTTAATTCCCGATGGAATTAACGTGATGAACACCGACATTTTCTCGAGCATAGTATATTAACATGATAGAGCTTTTTTTCTGGGGGATTACCGATGAAATCCATGTGGGGAAGACGAGCACGTCGTTGACTTCGATCGGAAGCTGTGGCGAGGATCGAAATGACTCAGGCAGTTGGCAAGTCAACGCCTCAATCCACCAATTTTTAGTGAGGATGAATGCGATGCAAATTCCCTGTTGCATTAATTTGGTGGTATTATATATAAACAcaacaattttcatatttattgacTCGGTCAATCTCTGTAAGTCGATTGTCATTTGCCCCTCGAACAGCAATTTAATGCATATGAATGTGAGggaattctctcttttttttttttctccataaaAGAGTCTCACGTTTTCAGAAATTTTccgacatcaattttttttttaacctaataccgattacaatatttttaatacgatgttatagtattttagtaatacccaaaaaataatataatataatatatttataaatataattattttgaaaatattattttttacagtatttttattttatgttatagtatttttcataatataaaatattataactatattttttattgcatTGACGATTGTTTCTTAGTATTactgaaaatactataattgGATCGATTCATCCAACTAGTccacagaaaaaggaaaaaaagaaaaaaaaaaaaagggtagataattggatatttcaaggattaagcaaaaaattaagcgctattaaaaatctgaaaaatgagaagtttctttttttaaaatcaatatgtgtatatattgatTTATATGCTAAGTAAGCGGTGGTGGTTCGCTCGCCCGCGGCACCTCCCTTACGGCTTTCTTATTTAAGTTTCCGCGTCCCACCACCgtgcttgtatgtatatatatacacatgttctTGTCATCCTCTGCGTCTTCTATCGACACAACTTTCTTCTTTAAGGACCGATTACCATATTCATAAACTCTGAccatgaaactatatatatttcatatttattgtattaaaataaagtgaaaaaaatatcattcttcatatatttttatgaaaatgataaatagtaattacatttaaaattaccatttgagatatcatatgaaaacctcagtaagacattatccatgatgataggggtaataatggcgacatgacgtgtcacgacgactgccccacctgggcgccactctgcccaatgaggaaggcaataacgctgactcgacACGCGCTGACGTCATCCACTATCAGGCAACGACTTCCGACCCCGTGCACTTGACCACGACAGGagaggacgacgaccgaccctcgcccataccctgcgacagtccggttctccacgcaacgttagTAACAGCGTCAGACgtcgtcagaggtacgatcctgcctcccacaggcgggcacatcaggtaacgctaaactaccctataaatacccccgagttctaaacgaaagggGGGACTTCTCCACGGCAgaaaactcccttccacatcatctgacttgatcgtcggaggggtcgggccgagcttccgacccgacctgtgtgcaggaacgaaggcaagGTCGCATCTCCCAGTCACCACGACGAGGCTTCACCCCCCACGCTACGTCCCATTCGGACCGCCGTGACCGGCCACCCCAGTTGTCCCGAGGAGCGCCGCGTcggatccccgcgcattcggacccgaaccaagccgcgtcggccccgaggccacggcatacagttgttccccgtaacattttggcgctagaaggagggcatactgcccgagacctcctcggccacagcctacccgagacctcctcggccacagcttgcccgagacttcctctgcgcggcctgcccgcct
Protein-coding sequences here:
- the LOC103976877 gene encoding probable protein phosphatase 2C 59; amino-acid sequence: MGYLNSISGLQADGAPVSGGGLSQDGKFGYGYASCPGKRSSMEDFYETRIDSVDGEIVGLFGVFDGHGGAQVAEYVKQNLFSNLLRHPKFITDTKSAIADAYNHTDAEFLKSENSQNREAGSTASTAVLVGDRLLVANVGDSRAVICRGGDGRPLILKSVLLSSIMCNGFLYLI